Proteins found in one Myxococcus virescens genomic segment:
- the rplJ gene encoding 50S ribosomal protein L10, whose amino-acid sequence MLKSEKEEMIKELHEKFSRTTSAVVAEFTKVDVETVTKLRKKFREGNVEYKVIKNTLARRAAQGTSVSVIADDFTGPVALCISYGDVVAPAKILVEFAKDIEDKIKIRTAVVEGRKVDVAGVKALAKLPGLPELRAQLLGVISQPASKLVRTIAAPGSQLARVVQANADKAQG is encoded by the coding sequence GTGCTGAAGAGTGAGAAGGAAGAGATGATCAAGGAGCTCCACGAGAAGTTCTCGAGGACGACCTCCGCCGTCGTCGCCGAGTTCACCAAGGTGGACGTGGAGACGGTGACCAAGCTCCGCAAGAAGTTCCGCGAGGGCAACGTCGAGTACAAGGTCATCAAGAACACGCTGGCGCGCCGTGCCGCGCAGGGCACGTCCGTGTCGGTCATCGCTGATGACTTCACGGGCCCCGTGGCCCTGTGCATCAGCTACGGCGACGTGGTGGCTCCCGCGAAGATCCTGGTCGAGTTCGCGAAGGACATCGAGGACAAGATCAAGATCCGCACCGCTGTCGTCGAAGGCCGCAAGGTCGACGTCGCCGGCGTGAAGGCCCTGGCGAAGCTGCCGGGTCTGCCCGAGCTTCGCGCGCAGCTGCTGGGCGTCATCAGCCAGCCCGCGAGCAAGCTGGTTCGGACCATCGCGGCTCCGGGTTCGCAGCTC